The following are encoded in a window of Williamwhitmania taraxaci genomic DNA:
- the mntA gene encoding type VII toxin-antitoxin system MntA family adenylyltransferase antitoxin, translated as MLKFSEQKVIDLLLSEFPEIELIYLFGSMATGKTHSQSDLDIAFWNSSSSVEELKCFAVQERLAALFSTDVDLVDMRGASEVFCYEVVTTGRRIYTKDIERMHFIENRIWSDYLYLNEVRRDIVNDRYGKQVL; from the coding sequence ATGCTAAAATTCTCAGAACAAAAGGTAATCGATCTTCTACTATCAGAGTTTCCTGAAATAGAGTTGATATATCTTTTTGGGAGTATGGCTACTGGAAAAACCCATTCGCAAAGTGATTTAGACATTGCTTTCTGGAACTCTTCTTCATCAGTGGAAGAGTTGAAGTGCTTTGCTGTACAGGAGCGATTGGCCGCACTTTTCTCCACCGATGTTGATTTAGTTGATATGCGTGGTGCTTCCGAGGTGTTTTGCTATGAGGTTGTAACTACCGGTCGACGCATTTATACTAAGGATATTGAGCGAATGCATTTCATTGAAAATAGAATTTGGAGTGACTATCTATACCTCAATGAAGTTAGACGGGACATTGTGAATGATAGATACGGTAAACAAGTGCTATGA